A genomic window from Agrobacterium tumefaciens includes:
- a CDS encoding HAMP domain-containing histidine kinase has protein sequence MSARGKSNPSLWWQLSWQLSIVVAAMIAVVIVGLCVYGLMILSPNIALWDDLSATIDESLSLDPENGLVVTDGPTLQALKAQNTTLWFVASTLDGRVATYGAVPADYADLSRYLYLMTDADIRGGNGISETALVESMETRWGPVRVMFGGTTHVRAQFLTLLTETYKIYVPLLAVILPAVFFSVPRIVRRALAGLSSVVKKAPEIDPRRGGSKLPVEDVPREVVPLILSFNSILERLEEQFRARQRFLIDAAHELRTPIAIMQTRIEGLPGPERQRLMADVARLGETAEQLLAFERNDQVNDRRETVDLVEMVRTVVADLAPLALSAGYDISFETQIARYEMQANPFTLPRAISNIVRNAIDHGGNRGTIHVSVLANGEIAIADEGQGIAEDQQERIFEPFYRVTPRSTGAGLGLSLVKQIVTNHNGQILLESSAFGSTFRLRF, from the coding sequence ATGAGCGCGCGAGGCAAATCCAACCCTTCACTATGGTGGCAATTAAGCTGGCAGCTCAGCATCGTCGTCGCCGCTATGATCGCCGTGGTTATCGTCGGGCTCTGTGTTTACGGGTTAATGATCCTTTCTCCGAATATTGCGCTCTGGGACGACCTGTCGGCAACAATTGATGAGTCGCTTTCACTCGATCCGGAAAATGGACTGGTCGTTACCGATGGCCCGACGCTGCAGGCCTTGAAGGCGCAGAACACAACCCTCTGGTTCGTGGCGTCGACGCTGGATGGGCGGGTAGCGACCTATGGTGCCGTGCCAGCCGATTATGCCGATTTGTCGCGATACCTTTATCTGATGACAGATGCTGATATTCGCGGCGGTAATGGTATTTCCGAGACCGCACTGGTTGAAAGCATGGAGACGAGGTGGGGTCCTGTCAGGGTCATGTTTGGTGGAACTACGCATGTCAGGGCGCAGTTTCTGACGCTTCTTACCGAAACCTACAAAATTTACGTTCCCTTGCTGGCCGTCATCCTGCCGGCCGTATTCTTTTCCGTTCCCCGTATCGTGCGTCGAGCGCTTGCCGGTCTTAGTTCCGTCGTCAAAAAAGCTCCAGAGATCGATCCCCGGCGTGGCGGTTCGAAGCTTCCCGTCGAAGATGTGCCGCGGGAAGTCGTGCCGCTCATCCTTTCCTTCAACAGCATTCTTGAGCGGCTGGAAGAGCAATTCCGGGCGCGGCAACGGTTCCTTATCGACGCGGCGCATGAGCTCAGAACGCCGATTGCCATCATGCAGACCAGAATAGAGGGCTTACCCGGGCCGGAACGGCAGCGTTTGATGGCGGATGTCGCCCGGCTTGGCGAAACCGCCGAGCAGCTTCTTGCCTTCGAGCGAAACGATCAGGTGAACGACCGGCGGGAGACGGTGGACCTTGTCGAGATGGTGCGCACCGTCGTTGCCGATCTCGCGCCGCTCGCGCTCTCGGCGGGTTATGACATCTCCTTCGAAACGCAGATCGCGCGATACGAGATGCAGGCCAACCCCTTCACCTTGCCGCGCGCCATCAGCAATATCGTCCGAAACGCCATTGATCATGGTGGAAACAGGGGAACGATCCATGTGTCGGTGCTTGCAAATGGCGAGATCGCCATTGCCGATGAAGGGCAGGGAATAGCCGAAGACCAGCAGGAACGGATATTCGAGCCATTCTATCGCGTTACGCCGCGCAGCACGGGAGCGGGACTTGGCCTCAGCCTAGTCAAGCAGATCGTCACCAACCACAATGGACAGATACTGCTGGAGAGCAGCGCCTTCGGAAGCACCTTCCGGCTTCGCTTCTGA
- a CDS encoding efflux RND transporter permease subunit, translating to MFLTRISVAHPVFATMMMVALLVIGAFSLQRLGLDQYPNVDVPVVVVVTAYPGATPETVETEVTRPVEDALNAIGGLDEINSTSYEGRSVVVAKFKLEVKSAAAVQDVRDKVAAIEANFPEDVKKPVISRFDPAAEPILSLAISSTSLDVPALSTLADQKVLRQLTTVAGVGQATLVGARKRQIDVTIDDTRMRALKVGINDVVSALRTGNGNSPAGSVIDTVSERTVQVRGRIEDPQALLDMVVARRGGAAIYLRDVASISEGAADPENRALYNGQTALAIDIVKVQDANTVQVVTDVRQRLEMLNAELAPKNVQLRIVTDSSVPIRESVNQVQMTLIEGAALAVAIVFLFLNSWRSTVITGLTLPIAIIGTLAVIDLLGFTLNTLSLLALTLSIGILVDDAIVVRENITRHLHMGKSHIRAALDGTNEIGLAVIATTATIVAVFLPVAFMDGIIGRFFYQFGVTVSAAVLISLFVAFTLDPMLSSLWYDPDSQPDARRGLIGRLIARFDSGFEWLAKRYRLAIGWTLRHRLITLLSTVGIFVGSLFMVPLVGTEFVPDTDEGRFQINITAPVGSSLDYTTAKVRQVEKALREFPEVEMLYSTVNTGGAAGKHRAAIQVGLVPLSARTLTPVSLAEPIRNRLSAIPGIEVTILQNGLGGGESPVQLSILGDDRAILEKIATGLMEDMKKIPGLVDVTSSARDVTSILSVRLKRDAASDLGISRSDLAAALSPLVAGEDVSKWTDADGNSYDIVVRLPGERRSDMTALGELMIATSRIASNGAPQMVRLDQVADIATVPAPAEIRRIENRREVLVSANVSGRTLGDVTNALQSLTASRDLPDGYRIRFGGEAETMQETVGHMVKALVMAVIFIYIVLASQFGSFLQPLAIMASLPLSLIGVILGLMVAGSTINMFSLIGFIMLMGLVTKNGILLVDFANRERKRGLPLNEALASAGVIRFRPIVMTTLAMIAGMIPLGLAIGGGGAQRAPMAHAVVGGLISSTLLTLIVVPVILSYIDSITRRFARLLPKAPDDVGETGLADHPVSPSQT from the coding sequence ATGTTCTTGACCCGCATATCCGTCGCCCATCCCGTTTTCGCAACCATGATGATGGTGGCACTTCTGGTCATCGGCGCCTTTTCACTGCAGCGGCTGGGGCTCGATCAATATCCGAATGTCGACGTTCCGGTCGTGGTGGTGGTCACCGCCTATCCCGGTGCCACGCCGGAAACGGTGGAGACGGAAGTGACGCGACCGGTCGAGGATGCGCTGAATGCCATAGGCGGCCTCGACGAGATCAACTCCACCTCTTACGAAGGACGCTCCGTCGTCGTCGCGAAATTCAAGCTCGAGGTTAAAAGTGCCGCGGCCGTGCAGGATGTGCGCGACAAGGTCGCCGCCATCGAGGCGAATTTCCCCGAGGATGTCAAAAAACCGGTCATCTCGCGGTTCGACCCGGCCGCCGAGCCGATCCTGTCTCTGGCGATTAGTTCGACATCGCTCGACGTACCCGCGCTCAGCACCCTTGCCGACCAGAAGGTATTGCGGCAACTGACGACCGTTGCCGGCGTCGGGCAGGCAACGCTGGTCGGCGCCCGCAAGCGGCAGATCGATGTCACGATCGACGACACGCGCATGCGCGCGCTCAAGGTGGGCATCAATGACGTGGTAAGCGCGCTGCGCACCGGCAACGGCAACAGCCCGGCCGGAAGCGTCATCGACACTGTTTCAGAACGCACGGTGCAGGTGCGGGGCCGCATTGAGGACCCGCAGGCACTGCTGGACATGGTGGTCGCAAGGCGTGGCGGCGCGGCCATCTACCTGCGTGATGTCGCCTCGATTTCCGAAGGCGCCGCCGATCCTGAAAACCGCGCCCTCTATAATGGTCAGACGGCGCTGGCAATCGATATCGTCAAGGTTCAGGACGCCAATACGGTTCAGGTCGTGACGGATGTGAGGCAGCGCCTCGAAATGCTCAATGCCGAGCTCGCCCCGAAAAACGTGCAATTGCGCATCGTTACGGACTCTTCGGTTCCCATCCGGGAATCCGTCAACCAAGTGCAGATGACCCTGATCGAGGGAGCCGCCCTTGCCGTCGCCATCGTCTTTCTGTTTCTCAATTCCTGGCGCAGCACGGTGATCACCGGGCTGACATTGCCGATTGCGATCATCGGCACGCTCGCGGTCATCGATCTGCTCGGCTTTACGCTCAACACGCTGAGCCTCCTGGCATTGACGCTTTCCATCGGCATTCTGGTGGATGACGCTATTGTCGTGCGCGAAAACATCACCCGCCACCTGCATATGGGGAAATCCCATATCCGCGCGGCACTCGACGGCACGAATGAAATCGGGCTTGCGGTGATCGCGACAACGGCGACCATCGTGGCGGTCTTTTTGCCGGTCGCCTTCATGGATGGCATTATCGGCCGGTTTTTCTACCAGTTTGGCGTCACCGTGTCGGCTGCCGTGCTGATCTCGCTTTTCGTCGCCTTCACGCTCGATCCGATGCTGTCGAGCCTCTGGTACGATCCGGATTCGCAACCCGACGCCCGGCGTGGCCTGATAGGCCGGCTGATCGCGCGTTTCGACAGCGGCTTCGAATGGCTGGCCAAGCGATACCGCCTTGCGATCGGCTGGACCTTGCGCCACCGGCTCATCACCCTGCTTTCGACGGTTGGCATCTTTGTCGGCAGCCTGTTCATGGTGCCGCTGGTCGGCACGGAATTTGTGCCGGATACGGATGAGGGCCGCTTTCAAATCAACATTACCGCACCGGTTGGCTCCTCGCTGGATTACACGACAGCGAAAGTGCGGCAGGTCGAAAAGGCGCTCAGGGAATTCCCGGAGGTAGAAATGCTTTACTCCACCGTCAATACCGGCGGTGCCGCCGGCAAACATCGCGCCGCCATTCAGGTCGGGCTCGTGCCGCTTTCAGCGCGCACGCTAACCCCGGTCTCGCTGGCCGAGCCGATCCGCAACCGCCTGTCGGCCATACCGGGCATTGAGGTCACGATCCTGCAGAACGGTCTGGGCGGCGGCGAAAGTCCGGTGCAGCTCAGCATCCTTGGCGACGACCGGGCCATTCTTGAAAAAATAGCCACCGGTCTCATGGAAGACATGAAAAAAATCCCCGGCCTCGTTGATGTGACCTCCAGCGCCAGGGACGTGACCTCGATCCTTTCCGTGCGTCTCAAACGGGATGCGGCAAGCGATCTTGGCATTTCCAGATCCGATCTGGCCGCCGCGCTCTCTCCGCTCGTCGCTGGCGAGGACGTCTCGAAATGGACGGATGCCGACGGCAACAGCTATGACATCGTCGTGCGCCTGCCCGGTGAGCGGCGTTCCGATATGACGGCACTTGGTGAATTGATGATTGCGACCAGCCGCATCGCATCGAACGGCGCACCGCAGATGGTGCGTCTCGATCAGGTCGCCGATATCGCCACCGTGCCGGCGCCCGCCGAAATCCGCCGCATCGAGAACCGACGCGAAGTGCTGGTTTCGGCCAATGTCAGCGGCCGCACGCTTGGGGACGTGACAAATGCGTTGCAGAGCCTGACCGCCTCCCGCGATCTGCCTGACGGTTACCGCATCCGCTTCGGCGGCGAAGCCGAAACCATGCAGGAAACGGTTGGCCACATGGTCAAGGCGCTCGTCATGGCGGTCATCTTCATCTACATCGTGCTCGCCTCGCAATTTGGCAGTTTCCTGCAACCGCTCGCCATCATGGCGTCGCTACCGCTGTCGCTCATCGGCGTCATCCTCGGATTGATGGTGGCCGGCAGCACGATCAACATGTTCTCGCTGATCGGTTTCATCATGCTGATGGGCCTCGTTACCAAGAACGGCATATTGCTGGTCGATTTCGCCAATCGCGAAAGAAAACGCGGACTGCCGCTGAACGAGGCGCTCGCAAGCGCCGGCGTCATCCGCTTCCGTCCAATCGTCATGACAACGCTTGCAATGATCGCCGGCATGATCCCGCTTGGTCTCGCCATTGGCGGTGGCGGCGCACAACGCGCGCCGATGGCGCATGCGGTGGTCGGCGGCCTCATCAGCTCCACCCTGCTCACCCTGATCGTCGTGCCGGTGATCCTGTCCTATATTGACAGCATCACCCGGCGTTTCGCCCGCCTGCTGCCGAAAGCGCCGGATGATGTGGGCGAAACCGGATTGGCAGACCATCCGGTATCACCGTCGCAGACTTGA
- a CDS encoding efflux RND transporter periplasmic adaptor subunit, with translation MWMKRTIKAGIALAGCALVVTALDPARGSVDANERAKGIVAAASMSPAGIPFELTAAEIAKIGTRAMAERLSISGELQPVSRVVIRAREAGKILDVNVREGQAVRAGDVLVRFETDELQSTLLLRQSDRDAAEAELTLAMQALTRTEQLASKNVASAEQLDKAKSDVVVKTARVQSLSAQVDIARLALRNAEIRAPFDGTVTRRLAEPGSRVGGDGELLTLVDTSMLEAKVLVATRDIPRVALGQTAELEIDGLGGQSVKSTVERISPVAEDGTRFVTVYLRLANRNGQLWGGMFASGSILVREKNDALVVPAIALRKDETGYHVLKVLNGHLRRQTVAVGPRWNGGSLIEIGAGLADGETILTAPLPELQPDMAVTIEKAG, from the coding sequence ATGTGGATGAAGAGAACGATCAAGGCGGGGATAGCGCTTGCAGGCTGCGCCCTCGTTGTCACGGCGCTCGACCCCGCGCGCGGGAGCGTCGATGCAAATGAGCGCGCCAAGGGCATTGTCGCGGCCGCCTCAATGAGCCCGGCTGGCATCCCGTTCGAGCTGACGGCAGCGGAAATAGCAAAGATCGGCACACGCGCCATGGCGGAGCGGCTCAGCATCAGCGGCGAGCTTCAGCCGGTCAGCCGCGTCGTGATCCGCGCCCGCGAGGCCGGAAAAATTCTCGATGTGAACGTCCGGGAAGGACAGGCGGTGCGGGCCGGCGACGTGCTTGTGCGTTTCGAAACCGATGAGCTGCAATCGACGCTATTGCTGCGCCAAAGCGATCGCGATGCGGCCGAGGCCGAATTGACGCTGGCGATGCAGGCTCTGACCCGAACCGAACAGCTTGCTTCGAAAAATGTCGCGTCGGCGGAACAGCTCGACAAGGCGAAAAGCGATGTCGTGGTGAAGACGGCAAGGGTCCAGAGCCTTTCGGCGCAGGTGGATATCGCCCGCCTTGCCCTGCGCAACGCCGAAATCCGCGCGCCTTTCGATGGCACGGTCACCCGCAGGCTGGCCGAGCCGGGGTCTCGCGTCGGGGGCGATGGCGAACTTCTCACATTGGTCGATACCAGCATGCTGGAGGCGAAGGTTCTCGTCGCCACACGCGACATTCCACGCGTCGCCCTTGGCCAGACAGCGGAACTGGAGATTGACGGGCTCGGCGGCCAGAGCGTCAAAAGCACCGTCGAGCGCATCAGCCCGGTTGCCGAGGATGGTACGCGGTTCGTCACCGTCTACCTGCGGCTTGCCAATCGCAACGGGCAATTATGGGGCGGAATGTTCGCAAGCGGCTCGATCCTCGTGCGCGAAAAGAACGATGCGCTCGTCGTTCCCGCAATCGCGCTTCGCAAGGACGAGACCGGCTACCACGTCCTCAAGGTCCTGAACGGCCATCTTCGCCGCCAGACGGTGGCGGTGGGGCCGCGCTGGAACGGCGGCAGCCTGATCGAGATCGGCGCAGGGCTTGCGGATGGTGAAACGATCCTGACCGCGCCGCTTCCCGAATTGCAGCCCGATATGGCCGTCACCATCGAGAAGGCAGGCTGA
- a CDS encoding NUDIX hydrolase, producing MKSKKKSRKARPARPLTLLQQLAAVPEKLFTGAFRQQYAALCFRYGGSGEEIEILVVTSRVTARWIIPRGWPMKRKKPHEAAAIEAWEEAGVRGRVKKDAVGRYTYLKMLDNGDVVPCVVDVFQIEVTGEEASFKERGERLVEWVRPDEAARRVREIELKSLLVDFRPKGKKKRQAEDRP from the coding sequence ATGAAATCCAAGAAGAAAAGCCGGAAAGCCCGCCCGGCGCGTCCCCTGACATTACTTCAGCAACTCGCTGCTGTTCCCGAAAAGCTCTTCACCGGCGCTTTCCGGCAGCAATATGCCGCCCTGTGCTTCCGTTATGGCGGCAGCGGCGAAGAGATCGAAATCCTTGTCGTCACCTCCCGCGTCACGGCGCGCTGGATCATTCCGCGCGGCTGGCCGATGAAACGCAAGAAACCGCATGAGGCGGCCGCGATCGAGGCATGGGAGGAGGCGGGCGTGCGCGGCCGGGTCAAAAAAGATGCGGTCGGCCGCTACACCTATCTCAAGATGCTCGACAATGGTGATGTCGTTCCCTGTGTCGTGGATGTCTTCCAGATCGAGGTGACCGGGGAAGAGGCGAGTTTCAAGGAGCGCGGCGAACGCCTCGTGGAATGGGTTCGCCCGGACGAGGCGGCAAGACGCGTCCGGGAAATCGAGCTGAAGTCGCTTCTGGTCGATTTTCGCCCGAAGGGCAAAAAGAAGCGCCAGGCGGAGGACAGGCCCTGA
- a CDS encoding DUF47 domain-containing protein, which translates to MMSIFRKLMPREDRFFDMFSKHSETVVKAAAALDHLLSGVDVEKNCDLIVALEDQADDITRDVLLAVRRSFITPFDRGDIKDLIQSMDDAIDMMHKTVKTIRLFEQTEFDPLMREMGHEIVRAANLIAEAIPLLNKVGTNAQRLSAIAEEVTRVEGRSDELHDQGLKDLFRRHGAAGDAMAYMIGSEIYGELEKVVDRFEDVANEISGIVIENV; encoded by the coding sequence ATGATGAGCATTTTCCGCAAGCTGATGCCGCGCGAGGACCGTTTCTTCGACATGTTTAGCAAACATTCGGAAACGGTCGTCAAGGCGGCAGCAGCTCTGGACCACCTTTTGAGCGGCGTCGACGTCGAGAAAAACTGCGACCTCATCGTCGCCCTCGAAGACCAGGCGGACGACATTACCCGCGACGTTCTGCTTGCCGTGCGCCGCAGCTTCATTACACCTTTCGACCGTGGCGACATCAAGGATCTCATCCAGTCCATGGATGACGCCATCGACATGATGCACAAGACGGTCAAGACCATTCGCCTGTTCGAGCAAACCGAATTCGACCCGCTGATGCGGGAGATGGGTCATGAAATCGTGCGTGCGGCAAACCTCATTGCCGAAGCCATCCCGCTTCTCAACAAGGTCGGCACCAATGCGCAGCGCCTGTCGGCGATTGCCGAAGAGGTTACCCGCGTCGAAGGCCGCTCCGACGAGCTTCACGATCAGGGTCTGAAGGACCTCTTCCGGCGCCATGGCGCCGCCGGCGATGCCATGGCCTATATGATCGGCAGCGAGATCTACGGCGAACTCGAAAAGGTCGTCGACCGCTTCGAGGATGTGGCCAACGAGATCAGCGGCATCGTTATCGAGAACGTCTGA
- a CDS encoding Ku protein, whose product MARQVFWKGYLKLSLVTASVSLTPATTDSNKYRFHILNRKTGNRVESRYVDSVTHKPVTAKNQVKGFPRAEDDYVLLEDDEIDSVALESTRTIDIKTFVPTGSIDWIWYDRPHFLRPEDKIGAEAFSVIREAMSANGVVGIARLVLYRHERAVLLEPSGKGIILWTLHYGEEVRESIDALDPKMKIEKPLLDAMEKRIDKQMTGWKPTLVQDPIQKKISALLKTKSKAAPSPEKKTGAKARTGGNVINIMDALKKSLAADKRN is encoded by the coding sequence ATGGCACGGCAGGTTTTCTGGAAAGGTTATCTGAAGCTGTCACTGGTGACGGCCTCCGTTTCGCTGACGCCCGCCACCACCGACAGCAACAAATACCGCTTCCATATTCTCAATCGCAAGACCGGCAATCGCGTCGAAAGCCGCTATGTCGACAGCGTCACCCACAAGCCGGTGACTGCAAAAAACCAGGTGAAGGGTTTCCCCCGCGCCGAGGATGACTATGTGCTGCTGGAGGATGACGAGATCGATTCCGTTGCACTTGAAAGCACCCGCACCATCGACATCAAGACCTTCGTTCCCACGGGTTCCATCGACTGGATCTGGTACGACCGTCCCCACTTCCTGCGCCCGGAGGACAAGATCGGCGCGGAAGCCTTCAGCGTGATCCGGGAAGCCATGTCGGCGAATGGTGTTGTCGGCATCGCCCGGCTCGTTCTCTATCGCCATGAAAGGGCGGTGCTGCTGGAACCTTCCGGCAAGGGCATCATCCTCTGGACGCTGCATTATGGCGAGGAAGTGCGCGAAAGCATCGATGCGCTGGACCCGAAGATGAAGATCGAAAAGCCGCTGCTGGACGCGATGGAAAAACGCATCGACAAGCAGATGACCGGGTGGAAGCCGACACTGGTGCAGGACCCTATCCAGAAAAAGATCAGCGCCCTGCTGAAAACCAAGAGCAAGGCTGCTCCCTCCCCGGAAAAGAAGACCGGCGCGAAAGCGCGTACCGGCGGCAACGTCATCAACATCATGGATGCGTTGAAGAAAAGCCTCGCCGCAGACAAAAGAAACTAG
- a CDS encoding inorganic phosphate transporter, with the protein MEVALALPLLVGLIAIALFFDFLNGLHDAANSIATIVSTRVLRPQYAVAWAAFFNFIAFLFFGLHVAETLGTGIIDPGIVSPQVIFAALMGAIVWNIVTWIFGIPSSSSHALIGGLVGAGFAKVGFNSIVWSGLLKTVGAIFMSPAIGFFLALLLVLAVSWLFVRQTPFAVDRTFRVMQFISASLYSLGHGGNDAQKTMGIIAVLLFSQGHLGNSFYVPFWVVISCQSAMALGTLFGGWRIVHTMGSKITRLNPMQGFCAETGGALTLFGATWLGIPVSTTHTITGAIIGVGAARRVSAVRWGLAGNIVIAWVVTMPAAALISAAVYGLTSLFG; encoded by the coding sequence ATGGAAGTCGCGCTTGCACTGCCGCTGCTTGTCGGCCTCATCGCCATCGCGCTGTTCTTCGATTTTCTGAACGGTCTCCACGACGCCGCAAATTCCATCGCCACCATTGTCTCCACCCGCGTGCTGCGCCCGCAATATGCGGTGGCGTGGGCGGCCTTCTTCAATTTCATCGCCTTCCTGTTCTTCGGCCTGCATGTGGCCGAAACGCTCGGCACCGGCATCATCGATCCCGGCATCGTTTCGCCGCAGGTCATCTTCGCGGCGCTGATGGGCGCCATCGTCTGGAACATCGTCACCTGGATTTTCGGAATCCCCTCCAGCTCGTCGCATGCGCTGATCGGCGGTCTCGTCGGCGCGGGATTTGCCAAGGTCGGTTTCAATTCCATCGTCTGGTCGGGTCTGCTGAAAACCGTGGGTGCGATCTTCATGTCGCCCGCCATCGGCTTCTTCCTGGCCCTGCTGCTGGTTCTCGCCGTGTCCTGGCTGTTCGTACGCCAGACGCCCTTTGCGGTGGATCGCACGTTCCGCGTCATGCAGTTCATCTCCGCCTCGCTCTACTCTCTCGGCCATGGCGGCAACGATGCGCAGAAGACCATGGGCATCATCGCCGTGCTGCTGTTCAGCCAGGGGCATCTGGGCAACAGCTTCTATGTGCCGTTCTGGGTGGTCATCTCCTGCCAGTCGGCCATGGCGCTCGGCACGCTGTTCGGCGGCTGGCGCATCGTGCACACCATGGGCTCGAAAATCACCCGGCTGAACCCGATGCAGGGTTTCTGCGCCGAAACCGGTGGTGCGCTGACACTGTTCGGCGCAACGTGGCTCGGCATTCCGGTGTCGACCACCCATACGATCACGGGCGCCATTATCGGCGTCGGCGCCGCCCGCCGCGTTTCGGCGGTGCGTTGGGGCCTTGCCGGCAACATCGTCATTGCCTGGGTCGTGACCATGCCGGCCGCCGCCCTCATATCCGCAGCCGTCTATGGGCTGACGTCGCTGTTCGGCTGA
- a CDS encoding DUF3313 domain-containing protein — protein sequence MKHQRNLFPRPSIDTALGRRGVAFATLPFAIIMSGCASVPLQEGGTLSSYAQLSPAKGKFTKSRTFVDANGLAAVKTVAIMPTTFSFAASSKITAEKDRTLVSNALDRAICVALSDKYRIAAAGQPADMTVRTVITDLVPTDKTMAGVSTAVSLGSNLVLPVGVPRLPVGLGGLAVEAEAVDNGGVQRAAAVWSKGANSFTDSARVSEIGDAYGLASDFTNYFSRILVTGKVSDGLDISIPSGHRMRSALGGKPKYAECDAYGRSRGLQGMVADQFGAPPEWTDRQSKTSAR from the coding sequence GTGAAACACCAGCGAAATCTGTTTCCCCGGCCCTCAATCGACACGGCGCTAGGGCGCCGTGGCGTTGCCTTTGCCACCTTGCCCTTCGCCATCATCATGTCCGGCTGCGCCTCGGTGCCGCTTCAGGAAGGCGGTACATTGTCTTCCTATGCGCAGCTCAGCCCGGCCAAAGGCAAGTTCACCAAGTCGCGCACCTTCGTGGATGCCAATGGGCTGGCCGCAGTCAAAACCGTGGCCATCATGCCGACCACATTTTCCTTCGCCGCCTCGTCGAAAATTACGGCCGAGAAGGACCGCACCCTTGTGTCAAATGCGCTGGACCGCGCCATCTGCGTGGCCCTCAGCGATAAATACCGGATTGCCGCCGCCGGCCAGCCGGCGGACATGACCGTCCGGACGGTGATTACCGATCTGGTGCCGACCGACAAGACAATGGCCGGAGTGTCGACGGCCGTATCGCTCGGCAGCAATTTAGTCCTGCCGGTCGGCGTGCCGCGTCTGCCCGTCGGTCTCGGTGGCCTGGCCGTCGAGGCGGAAGCGGTGGATAATGGGGGCGTCCAGCGGGCGGCGGCCGTCTGGTCGAAGGGCGCGAATTCCTTTACCGACAGCGCCCGCGTCTCGGAAATCGGCGATGCCTATGGGCTTGCTTCGGATTTCACCAATTATTTCTCGCGCATTCTCGTGACCGGCAAGGTATCCGATGGTCTCGACATTTCTATTCCTTCCGGCCACCGCATGAGATCGGCTTTGGGTGGGAAACCGAAATATGCCGAATGCGACGCCTACGGCCGCTCACGCGGTTTGCAGGGCATGGTGGCCGATCAGTTCGGTGCACCGCCCGAATGGACGGACAGGCAGTCCAAAACGTCGGCGAGGTAG
- a CDS encoding response regulator transcription factor, producing the protein MRLLLIEDEQEMADALTATLGRQGIVIDHTVWLGDAMELTRQHVYDAILLDRRLPDGEGLTFIPQLRRAGIDTPIILLTAMNEPEERIAGLDGGADDYLGKPFLVGELLARVRAVLRRPASVAPTQVAAGRIVIDPLHLSVTINSMPFDLPRRELMILVALAKRKGKSVLRSTLEAAVYNYEEEIQSNALDAHISRLRKRLLDASAGVSVHNIRGVGYLLKEER; encoded by the coding sequence ATGAGACTTCTATTGATTGAAGACGAACAGGAAATGGCGGATGCGCTGACGGCGACGCTCGGCAGGCAGGGCATCGTCATCGACCATACGGTGTGGCTCGGTGATGCGATGGAGCTGACACGCCAGCATGTCTATGACGCCATCCTGCTCGACCGTCGCCTGCCCGATGGGGAGGGGCTCACCTTCATTCCGCAGCTGCGCCGTGCCGGCATCGACACGCCGATCATCCTGTTGACGGCGATGAACGAACCGGAAGAGCGGATTGCCGGACTGGACGGCGGCGCCGACGACTATCTGGGCAAGCCGTTCCTCGTCGGCGAGCTTCTGGCGCGGGTGCGTGCGGTTCTGAGACGGCCGGCGAGTGTGGCCCCAACGCAGGTCGCGGCCGGCCGGATCGTGATCGATCCGCTCCACCTCAGCGTCACGATCAATTCGATGCCGTTTGATCTGCCAAGGCGCGAGCTCATGATACTGGTCGCGCTGGCAAAACGAAAAGGCAAATCCGTGCTGCGTTCGACGCTTGAGGCTGCGGTCTACAATTACGAGGAGGAAATCCAGTCCAATGCGCTCGACGCGCATATCTCCCGGCTGCGAAAACGCCTGCTCGACGCTTCGGCAGGAGTTAGCGTGCATAATATTCGCGGCGTCGGTTATCTCCTGAAGGAAGAGCGATGA